TCGTCCATCACGATCGCGTTGTCGAGACCGCCGCCCAGCGCCAGTCCGTGTGAGCGCATCATTTCCACGTCACGCGTGAAGCCAAACGTACGCGCCCGCGCAATCTCGCGGGCGTAACGGCCGCTGCCCATGTCGAACTCCACGCGCTGCCCGGTTGACGTGACAGCGGGGTGGTCGAACTCGATTTCAAAGGCCAGTTTGTAGCCGTGATACGGGTCGAGCCGGGCCCATTTCAGGTTGCGCCCTTCGCCTTCACGCACCTCAACTGCCTTCTTGATGCGAATAAATCGCTTGGGCGCCGCCTGAACGGCGATACCCGCGCTTTGCAGCAGGTAAACAAACGAGGCCGACGAACCATCCAGTATGGGCACTTCTTCGGCCGTGATGTCGACATACAGGTTGTCCAACCCCAGGCCGGCTACAGCACTCATCAAATGCTCGATGGTGGCGACCTTGGCACCGCCTTTGGAAATCGTCGAAGCCATGCGGGTATCGGTCACCGCCTCGGCATTCACGGGAATGTCCACTGGCTCTGGCAGGTCCACACGTCGAAAAACCACGCCCGTGTCGGGCGGCGCAGGACGAAGCGTCAACTCCACCCGTTGCCCGCTGTGCATGCCAACGCCCACAGCTTTGGACAGAGATTTGAGGGTTCGTTGAGCAAGCATGACGTATTTTATTCCCCCCCGCGCCGGCTGCGCCGTCCCCCCCCAGGGGGCGGCACTGGCTGACTGGCGGAGCCAGATCGGCGGTGCCCTGGGCTAGCGTCCTCGCCTGCGTGAGGCGTCATTAGCCCAGGATGCGATGGAACCGGCTTTGCCGGGGCACTCGCATCGCCCCCTGGGGGGTGACGCCGCAGGCGGCGCGGGGGAGTCGATCAATCTGCTTGTTTGCGCAGGAAAGCAGGGATCTCGTAGTCATCCATGCCGCCCGACGACAAGGCCTCAACCTTGGCTGCGGCCTGGGTGCGGTTCGTGCGCCAGACGCTGGGGGTAGAAAGGCTGCTGTAGTCGGGCTGTTGCGCAGCACCAGGACCGCTCACAGCGCTGTTCATCGTGGGCACATTGTGAAGTGGCACGTTGTCGGTGCCGGTGCGCAACACTTGCAGCGGAGGGGCCGTGCGGCGCGAACCCTGGCTGGACAAGCCGGTGGCGACCACAGTGACACGCATTTCATCGCCCAGGCTGTCGTCGTAAGCCGCACCGTAGATGACATGAGCCTGCTCCGACGCGTAGGCGCGGATGGTGTTCATGGCCAGCTTGGACTCGGACAGCTTGAGCGATCCCTTGGCTGCTGTGACCAGCACCAGAACGCCTTTGGCGCCCGACAGGTCGATGCCTTCCAGCAACGGGCAGGCCACGGCCTGTTCAGCGGCGATACGCGCGCGGTCAGGGCCAGCGGCCACCGCCGTGCCCATCATGGCCTTGCCTGGCTCGCCCATCACGGTGCGCACGTCTTCGAAGTCAACGTTCACGTTGCCGTACTCGTTGATGATCTCGGCAATGCCGCCGACCGCGTTTTTCAGCACGTCGTTGGCGTGGGCAAAGGCTTCGTCCTGCGTGACTTCATCACCCAGGA
This region of Hydrogenophaga crassostreae genomic DNA includes:
- the ftsZ gene encoding cell division protein FtsZ yields the protein MSIEMIEVEEFNQGTQIKVIGVGGGGGNAVDHMIARNVQGVEFICANTDAQALTRSSAGRTIQLGQSGLGAGSKPEKGRDAAELAIDEIREAIDGAHMLFITAGMGGGTGTGAAPVIARVAKEMGILTVGVVTKPFDFEGGKRLQNADAGLAELEANVDSLIVVLNDKLLEVLGDEVTQDEAFAHANDVLKNAVGGIAEIINEYGNVNVDFEDVRTVMGEPGKAMMGTAVAAGPDRARIAAEQAVACPLLEGIDLSGAKGVLVLVTAAKGSLKLSESKLAMNTIRAYASEQAHVIYGAAYDDSLGDEMRVTVVATGLSSQGSRRTAPPLQVLRTGTDNVPLHNVPTMNSAVSGPGAAQQPDYSSLSTPSVWRTNRTQAAAKVEALSSGGMDDYEIPAFLRKQAD
- the lpxC gene encoding UDP-3-O-acyl-N-acetylglucosamine deacetylase, whose product is MLAQRTLKSLSKAVGVGMHSGQRVELTLRPAPPDTGVVFRRVDLPEPVDIPVNAEAVTDTRMASTISKGGAKVATIEHLMSAVAGLGLDNLYVDITAEEVPILDGSSASFVYLLQSAGIAVQAAPKRFIRIKKAVEVREGEGRNLKWARLDPYHGYKLAFEIEFDHPAVTSTGQRVEFDMGSGRYAREIARARTFGFTRDVEMMRSHGLALGGGLDNAIVMDDVKVLNADGLRYQDEFVKHKILDAIGDLYVIGKPLLAAYSAFRSGHAMNNQLLRALLAQPDAYDIVTFQQDREAPKGFAQLAPAW